TCCTCGCAGACGGCCCTGGCTGCTCCTTACAACTATCCCGGAATTACCAATCCGGTGGCCAATATTAATGAGTACAATAGTCGCTATACCCAGACTAACCTGCTCGGAAATTCCTACCTGGAATACGCCTTTCTGAAGGATCTGAAGTACCGGGCCTCGGCGAACCTTACGTATTCAGGATACCGTCGCAACGCCTACCGTACCTCGCGTATTCCCCTGAATCAGCTACTGCCGCCCAACCTGGCCGTGGGTACCATTGCCTCGGATCAAAGCATCAGCTGGCTGTTCAACCAGATTGTCAACTACAACAAAACGTTCCGGGAAGTACACAGTCTGGACCTACTGGTAGGGATGGAATCAACGCGACTGAACTACGAAAACAGCGACGGTTCGGCGAGTGCCTACGCGAATGATCTGGTCGAAACGCTGAACGCCAGTGCGGGCGGAGCCACGTCTCGGGTGAGTTCTAGTGCCCGGCAGAATGCTTCGATTTCCTACTTTGCTCGCGTCAACTATAGTTACATGGGCAAGTACCTGGCCAACGTGTCGGTGCGTCGCGATGGTTCGTCCATTTTTGGTTCGCAAAATCGCTGGGGAACGTTTCCGGCGGCTTCGCTGGCCTGGCGGATCAACCAGGAAAATTTCCTCAAGAACGTCTCGCAGCTTTCGGAAGCCAAGCTTCGCCTGAGTTACGGTCTTTCTGGAAACAACGCCTTCAACAATTTCTACCCGTACGTGGCTACGCTGAACTCGGACAATTATTCCTTCAACAATAACCTGGTGAATGGGCTGGTTCCGGCTTCGCTGGCCAATACGCAGCTAGGCTGGGAGAAAAACCAGCAGTTGGACGCCGGACTGGATCTGGGTATCTTCTCGAACCGGATTTATCTGGTGGTGGACTACTACCAGCGTATCACCCGCGATCTGCTGCTTTCCGTAAACGTACCCTCCGTGTCCGGTTTTACGACGGCTACCAAGAACATCGGCAAGATGGAAAACAAGGGCTGGGAATTTGGGCTGAATACCCGGAATTTAACGGGAAGCCTGACCTGGAATACCAGTGCCAACGTTTCCTTTAACCGAAATAAAGTACTGGCTCTCGGGCCCACGGGTGACCCCATTAAAAGCTCCAGCGGCATCGGCGAAACCAACATTACGCAGATCGGGTCTCCCATTGGCAGCTTCTATGGCTACCGACAAATCGGTATCTTCAACAATCAGGCCGATCTGGACGCCTATCCCCACGATGCAACGTCCCGGCCCGGCGACGTGAAGTATGAAGATGTAAACAAGGACGGGAAAATCACGGCGGATGACCGTACCCTGATCGGCAACAACCAGCCCGACTTCATTTACAGCCTGACCAACACTTTTAGTTACAAAGGCTTTGACCTGAGTATTGCCTTGCAGGGAACGCAGGGCGGTCAGGTACTGAACCTGAGTCGGCGGTTTTTTGAAAACCTGGAAGGCAATGCGAACCAGATTACGACGGTCCTCTCCCGCTGGCGTTCACCAAATGATCCCGGTAATGGCTTGACGCCCCGGGCCAATGCCCGTACCACGGGGAATAACAACGCCGTATCCTCCCGCTGGGTGGAGGATGGTTCGTACCTCCGCATCCAAAACGTGAGTATCGGCTATCAGTTACCCAAACCCTGGCTCGACCGGATTGGTCTGGAACAGGCTCGTCTGTACGTTTCGGGTCAGAACCTGCACACCTGGACCAAGTACCTCAACTACAACCCTGAAGTGAGCAACTACGAAGGACCGCTCACGGGTGGGGTCGATTACGGCTACTACCCATTGGCTCGTACGGTTACGATCGGCCTTAACCTTGGTTTTTAACGGATCTCTCAAACCGACCTTATGAAAGCATCGCTTGTTTATACTACGCTGGCTCTTGGTTTATTAGCTACTTCCTGCCAGAATTCTTTTATCGATTTACAACCCATTTCCTCGGCTAGCACCGATAATTTTTACCGGACCGCCGAAGATTTTCGTATCGCGGTTAACGGTGCCTATGCTTCTCTGCAAATGGGTGGCATTACGGGCAACAGTTACGTATTTGGCGAGGTAGCTTCGGACAATACGGTACCGCCCGCTTCGGGTTCCGTCACGGATCAGGATGAGTTCGATCGTTTTTACATCCGTACAACCAATCCTTTCATCAATGGCCGCTGGAATGACAGTTACAACGCCATTGCCCGGTACAATACCATTCTTGATCGCATCAACGCTGTCAGTATGGACGAGTCGCTGAAGGGTCGCTACATCGCCGAGGTAAAAGCCTTACGGGCTCACGTGTACTTCAATCTGGTTCGGACGTTCGGCGATGTACCGCTGGTACTCAAATCGATGACTACGCCGGATGAAGGCTATGCCTATGGCCGTTCGCCTCGAACCGAAGTGTACGCCCAGATTGAAAAAGACCTGAGCGAAGCCGAAGGCGTATTACCCGTTTCGTACGCGGCTGCCGACCTGGGTCGGGTTACCCGGG
The genomic region above belongs to Siphonobacter curvatus and contains:
- a CDS encoding SusC/RagA family TonB-linked outer membrane protein — encoded protein: MNNRWTLFLYQCLKRTGLPLLLLVTFAGISLARSGLAQEVLHQPVSLNVENQDLKAVLNELSRAARIKFTYVPQVIAVENKVTLKAKHERLDVVLDRLLTPLHISYQVSGQYIVLRKQTPQSSTSNPNQPFETTADRTITGTVTDEKGEAIPGVSVLLKGTQRGTVTDPQGSFRLAVPDESAVLLFSFVGYKSQEIPVGSQTQLSVQLLNDETSLSEVVVVGYGTVRRADVTAAIASVPMNELKDMPVSNAATALQGKIAGVIVQQNNGTPGSTPAIKVRGFGSISAGNTPLIVVDGNIVDPNVFSLLNSNDIESIDVLKDASSAAIYGSKGSNGVILVTTKGGKVGKTRLNLDVFTGVQEVTKKLDVLTSQQFAEFGKEASNNAYLDNVPGASINDPNPARPSSYLRYRYPRGEIFPWLNFDDPAAVAALPDYRYQDLIFRKARISNYQLSVSGGTDKVRYLVSGGYLSQDGIIKKSSLDRYTIRANVDVSVTPKLKVGLTLNPSYKSQQEVQSNGHWADNGIINSALSAMPFAPIYAADGITYSSQTALAAPYNYPGITNPVANINEYNSRYTQTNLLGNSYLEYAFLKDLKYRASANLTYSGYRRNAYRTSRIPLNQLLPPNLAVGTIASDQSISWLFNQIVNYNKTFREVHSLDLLVGMESTRLNYENSDGSASAYANDLVETLNASAGGATSRVSSSARQNASISYFARVNYSYMGKYLANVSVRRDGSSIFGSQNRWGTFPAASLAWRINQENFLKNVSQLSEAKLRLSYGLSGNNAFNNFYPYVATLNSDNYSFNNNLVNGLVPASLANTQLGWEKNQQLDAGLDLGIFSNRIYLVVDYYQRITRDLLLSVNVPSVSGFTTATKNIGKMENKGWEFGLNTRNLTGSLTWNTSANVSFNRNKVLALGPTGDPIKSSSGIGETNITQIGSPIGSFYGYRQIGIFNNQADLDAYPHDATSRPGDVKYEDVNKDGKITADDRTLIGNNQPDFIYSLTNTFSYKGFDLSIALQGTQGGQVLNLSRRFFENLEGNANQITTVLSRWRSPNDPGNGLTPRANARTTGNNNAVSSRWVEDGSYLRIQNVSIGYQLPKPWLDRIGLEQARLYVSGQNLHTWTKYLNYNPEVSNYEGPLTGGVDYGYYPLARTVTIGLNLGF